One Vibrio taketomensis DNA window includes the following coding sequences:
- the uvrB gene encoding excinuclease ABC subunit UvrB — protein sequence MSKLYDLVSEYKPSGDQPTAIHQLLEGLDAGLAHQTLLGVTGSGKTFTLANVIATAQRPAILLAPNKTLAAQLYGEMKAFFPNNAVEYFVSYYDYYQPEAYVPTTDTFIEKDASVNAHIEQMRLSATKALLERKDAIIVASVSAIYGLGDPQSYLKMMLHVRRGDVMDQRDILRRLAELQYSRNDVAFERGQFRVRGEVIDIFPAESDQDAVRIEMFDDEIDCISVFDPLTGVVKQRDLPRYTIYPKTHYVTPRERILEAVEEIKVELEQRKQYLLDNNKLLEEQRISQRTQFDIEMMNELGFCSGIENYSRYLSGRSEGEPPPTLFDYLPADGLLIIDESHVTVPQIGAMFKGDRSRKETLVEYGFRLPSALDNRPLKFDEFEALAPQTIFVSATPGNYELEKSAGEIADQVVRPTGLLDPELEVRPVATQVDDLLSEIRIRTAKDERVLVTTLTKRMAEDLTEYLTEHDVRVRYLHSDIDTVERVEIIRDLRLGEFDVLVGINLLREGLDMPEVSLVAILDADKEGFLRSERSLIQTIGRAARNINGKAILYGDRITGSMKRAMDETNRRREKQHAYNQEQGIEPQALKRNIKDIMELGDIAKGRKQRSNKTVSLSKVAEPSQDYHVLTPQQLDKEISKLEAQMYQHAQNLEFELAAAKRDEIEKLRAQFITNS from the coding sequence ATGAGCAAATTGTATGATCTCGTCTCAGAGTATAAACCGTCAGGAGACCAACCGACCGCTATCCATCAACTACTTGAAGGATTAGATGCGGGTTTGGCTCATCAAACGTTGTTGGGGGTAACCGGCTCAGGTAAAACATTTACCCTTGCTAATGTTATTGCCACAGCTCAGCGCCCGGCCATTCTGTTGGCTCCCAATAAAACCCTAGCGGCGCAGCTGTATGGTGAGATGAAAGCCTTCTTTCCTAATAATGCGGTTGAGTACTTTGTTTCTTACTACGATTACTACCAACCCGAAGCTTATGTGCCAACCACTGATACCTTTATTGAAAAAGATGCGTCAGTGAATGCTCATATTGAGCAAATGCGTTTGTCAGCAACCAAAGCATTACTAGAGCGCAAAGATGCCATTATTGTTGCATCGGTTTCGGCTATTTACGGCTTGGGTGATCCGCAGTCTTACCTCAAGATGATGTTACACGTTCGCCGTGGTGATGTGATGGACCAGCGCGATATTCTGCGCCGCTTAGCTGAGTTGCAATATAGCCGTAATGACGTGGCTTTTGAGCGTGGTCAGTTTCGTGTGCGCGGGGAAGTGATTGATATCTTCCCTGCGGAATCAGACCAAGATGCGGTACGCATTGAGATGTTCGATGACGAGATTGATTGCATCAGTGTGTTTGACCCATTGACTGGTGTCGTTAAACAGCGTGATTTACCTCGTTATACCATCTATCCGAAAACGCACTACGTTACGCCTCGTGAGCGAATTCTTGAAGCGGTAGAAGAGATCAAAGTCGAACTCGAACAGCGTAAACAGTATCTGCTCGACAATAACAAATTGCTCGAAGAGCAGCGTATCAGTCAGCGCACTCAATTCGATATCGAGATGATGAATGAATTGGGTTTCTGTTCAGGCATTGAAAACTACTCGCGTTACCTAAGTGGTCGCAGTGAGGGGGAGCCGCCTCCAACATTGTTTGATTACTTGCCCGCAGATGGTTTATTGATCATTGATGAATCGCACGTAACCGTGCCGCAGATTGGTGCGATGTTTAAAGGTGACCGCTCACGCAAAGAAACACTGGTGGAATATGGTTTCCGTCTACCATCTGCGTTAGACAACCGCCCACTAAAATTTGATGAATTTGAAGCGTTAGCACCACAAACTATCTTCGTTTCTGCTACGCCAGGCAACTATGAACTGGAAAAATCCGCAGGCGAGATTGCCGATCAAGTTGTGCGCCCAACGGGTCTACTCGATCCTGAACTTGAAGTGCGACCAGTAGCGACTCAGGTTGATGATTTGTTGTCTGAAATCCGCATCCGAACGGCTAAAGATGAGCGCGTGTTGGTGACGACACTTACTAAACGTATGGCCGAAGACTTAACAGAGTACCTGACAGAGCACGATGTACGTGTGCGCTATTTGCACTCCGATATCGATACCGTTGAGCGAGTTGAGATCATTCGTGACCTACGTTTGGGTGAGTTTGATGTGTTAGTAGGCATTAACTTATTGCGAGAAGGCTTGGATATGCCAGAGGTATCGCTGGTCGCGATTTTGGACGCGGATAAAGAAGGCTTCTTGCGTTCGGAGCGCTCGCTCATTCAGACCATTGGTCGTGCTGCGCGTAATATTAATGGTAAAGCGATTCTTTATGGCGATCGAATCACCGGCTCGATGAAGCGAGCGATGGATGAGACTAACCGTCGTCGAGAGAAACAACATGCTTACAACCAAGAGCAAGGTATTGAACCACAAGCTCTTAAACGTAATATCAAAGATATTATGGAGCTGGGTGATATCGCGAAAGGTCGTAAGCAGCGTAGTAATAAAACGGTATCACTTTCTAAAGTGGCTGAGCCTTCTCAAGATTATCATGTACTAACACCCCAACAATTGGATAAAGAGATCAGTAAGCTGGAAGCGCAAATGTATCAGCATGCTCAGAATCTTGAATTTGAATTGGCTGCAGCGAAGCGTGATGAGATAGAGAAGCTAAGAGCGCAGTTTATTACGAATAGCTAG
- the rsxB gene encoding electron transport complex subunit RsxB codes for MSSIVIAIIAIAALAAVFGAILGFASIRFKVEGDPIVDQIDNILPQTQCGQCGYPGCRPYAEAIANGDAINKCPPGGQATIEKLADLMGVEATASAHNLDEAVKKVAFIHEDMCIGCTKCIQACPVDAIVGGTKAVHTVIKDECTGCDLCVAPCPTDCIEMIPVATTTANWKWQLNAIPVVDITDSASEQKSVN; via the coding sequence ATGAGTTCTATCGTTATTGCCATTATCGCCATTGCCGCATTAGCTGCCGTGTTTGGCGCCATTCTTGGCTTTGCCTCCATTCGTTTTAAAGTTGAAGGCGATCCTATTGTCGATCAAATCGATAATATTCTGCCACAAACCCAATGTGGTCAATGTGGCTACCCAGGTTGCCGCCCTTACGCTGAAGCCATCGCGAATGGTGACGCTATCAACAAATGCCCTCCTGGTGGTCAAGCGACCATCGAGAAGTTGGCAGATTTAATGGGTGTCGAAGCCACCGCATCAGCGCATAACCTCGATGAAGCCGTCAAAAAAGTCGCCTTTATTCATGAAGATATGTGTATTGGTTGCACCAAATGTATTCAAGCTTGCCCTGTTGATGCGATTGTTGGCGGAACCAAAGCAGTTCACACCGTCATTAAGGATGAATGTACCGGTTGTGATTTATGTGTGGCACCGTGCCCTACAGACTGTATTGAAATGATCCCTGTAGCGACGACTACAGCGAATTGGAAGTGGCAATTGAACGCCATTCCTGTTGTTGATATTACCGATTCTGCCTCCGAGCAGAAAAGCGTGAATTAA
- the rsxA gene encoding electron transport complex subunit RsxA, with protein MTEYLLLLVGTVLVNNFVLVKFLGLCPFMGVSKKLETAIGMGLATTFVLTLASVCAYLVESYVLEPLGLQYLRTMSFILVIAVVVQFTEMVVHKTSPTLYRLLGIFLPLITTNCAVLGVALLNINENHNFIQSIIYGFGAAVGFSLVLILFAAMRERITVADVPAPFKGASIAMITAGLMSLAFMGFTGLVKL; from the coding sequence ATGACCGAATATCTGTTGTTGTTGGTCGGCACTGTGCTGGTTAACAACTTTGTACTGGTGAAGTTCTTGGGCTTATGTCCATTTATGGGCGTTTCTAAAAAATTAGAAACGGCGATTGGTATGGGGTTAGCAACCACCTTTGTGCTGACTCTCGCCTCAGTGTGTGCGTACCTTGTTGAAAGCTACGTGTTAGAGCCTTTAGGGTTGCAGTACTTGCGCACTATGAGTTTTATTTTGGTGATTGCTGTCGTGGTTCAGTTCACCGAGATGGTGGTTCATAAAACCAGCCCGACTCTCTATCGTCTTCTGGGAATCTTCTTACCCCTCATCACCACTAACTGTGCTGTGTTGGGTGTTGCCCTGCTTAACATCAATGAAAACCATAACTTTATCCAATCGATCATTTATGGTTTTGGTGCCGCGGTTGGCTTCTCTTTGGTATTGATACTGTTTGCCGCAATGCGTGAGCGCATCACCGTAGCTGATGTGCCGGCACCGTTTAAAGGCGCTTCAATTGCGATGATTACGGCCGGATTAATGTCTCTTGCCTTTATGGGCTTTACTGGTTTGGTGAAACTATAA
- a CDS encoding anaerobic C4-dicarboxylate transporter family protein produces the protein MFFVEFLIVLACILVGARIGGIGLGVLGGVGLAILSFVFGLKPTSPPIDVMLMIMAVVAAAAAMQAAGGLDYLIKVASNILRKNPRHITFIAPLVTWSFTFLAGTGHVAYSVLPVIAEVSRRSGIRPERPLGMAVIASQFAIVASPIAAAVVALVAFLEPQGITLADVLMVTIPGTFLGLAAACVIVNKLGKELKDDPEYQRRMQDPVFRAEMEQEVQVEEIEIRPEAKTAVGLFLFGALAVVIMGAFPFLRPNFDGSPMGMAHTIEIIMLAIGALIILICKPDGNAITQGSVFHAGMRAIVAIFGIAWLGDTFIAGHDAMVKEAVSGMVEVAPWTFAFALFGLSVMVNSQGATTAVLVPVGIMLGLPPEVIIATFVAVNGYFFIPNYGPIIASIDFDRTGTTKIGKYIFNHSFMIPGLLSLVFSIIFGFIFAGFVI, from the coding sequence GTGTTTTTTGTAGAATTTTTAATTGTTCTAGCCTGTATCCTAGTCGGTGCTCGTATTGGCGGTATCGGTCTGGGTGTTCTAGGTGGTGTCGGTCTTGCGATTCTTAGCTTTGTCTTCGGTCTAAAGCCAACTAGCCCGCCAATCGACGTAATGCTAATGATCATGGCAGTAGTTGCTGCCGCTGCAGCAATGCAGGCTGCTGGTGGTCTAGATTATCTAATCAAAGTGGCTTCAAACATTTTACGTAAGAATCCTCGCCACATTACTTTTATCGCACCTCTAGTGACTTGGTCATTTACTTTCCTAGCGGGTACTGGTCACGTTGCTTACTCTGTTCTACCTGTAATTGCTGAAGTAAGCCGTCGTAGCGGTATTCGTCCTGAGCGTCCACTAGGTATGGCGGTTATCGCGTCTCAGTTTGCTATCGTAGCAAGCCCAATTGCAGCTGCAGTGGTTGCTTTGGTTGCATTCCTTGAGCCTCAAGGTATTACGCTAGCTGACGTACTAATGGTGACAATTCCTGGTACGTTCCTAGGTCTTGCGGCTGCTTGTGTGATTGTGAACAAGCTAGGTAAAGAGCTAAAAGACGATCCAGAATACCAACGCCGCATGCAAGATCCAGTATTCCGTGCTGAGATGGAACAAGAAGTTCAAGTTGAAGAAATTGAAATTCGTCCAGAAGCAAAAACCGCGGTTGGTCTATTCCTGTTCGGCGCGTTAGCGGTTGTAATCATGGGTGCTTTCCCATTCCTACGCCCTAACTTCGATGGTTCACCAATGGGTATGGCACATACTATTGAAATCATCATGTTGGCAATTGGTGCGCTGATCATTCTTATCTGTAAACCAGATGGCAATGCAATTACTCAAGGTTCAGTATTCCACGCAGGTATGCGTGCAATCGTGGCGATTTTCGGTATTGCATGGCTAGGTGACACATTTATTGCAGGTCACGACGCGATGGTTAAAGAAGCCGTGTCTGGTATGGTGGAAGTTGCGCCATGGACATTTGCTTTCGCGCTATTCGGTCTATCTGTGATGGTAAACAGCCAAGGTGCAACGACAGCTGTACTAGTTCCGGTAGGTATTATGCTTGGTTTGCCACCAGAAGTGATTATTGCAACGTTCGTAGCGGTGAATGGTTACTTCTTTATTCCAAACTACGGTCCAATCATTGCGTCAATTGACTTTGACCGCACAGGTACAACTAAGATTGGTAAGTACATCTTCAACCACAGCTTTATGATTCCAGGTCTACTGAGCCTAGTGTTCAGTATTATCTTTGGCTTCATTTTCGCAGGCTTTGTGATTTAA